The following are from one region of the Gossypium hirsutum isolate 1008001.06 chromosome D03, Gossypium_hirsutum_v2.1, whole genome shotgun sequence genome:
- the LOC107949985 gene encoding uncharacterized protein Mb2253c-like has product MAEYEACIMGIWAAIERKIKILEVYGDSVLVIYQLKGEWETRDPKLIRYLKLVLELIQEFDSITFQYLPRDENQMADALATLASMIKVNKSGDMKPIQINIYETPAPCYSIKEEKNDDHPWYQDILRHVKNREYPDHATENDKRRLRRLAIDYILDGEILYKRGKNQVLLRCMDAVEAKKILKEVHEGICRTYANGFTMAK; this is encoded by the coding sequence ATGGCTGAATATGAAGCTTGCATTATGGGCATCTGGGCAGCCATAGAGCGAAAAATTAAGATACTAGAAGTATACGGAGACTCGGTATTGGTAATATACCAGCTCAAAGGAGAATGGGAAACGAGAGACCCAAAGTTAATCCGCTATCTAAAGTTGGTTCTGGAATTGATTCAGGAGTTTGACAGTATCACTTTTCaatatctcccacgagacgaaaatcagatggctgatgctttaGCAACTCTAGCCTCTATGATCAAAGTGAACAAATCAGGAGACATGAAGCCTATTCAAATCAACATTTACGAGACTCCAGCTCCTTGCTACAGTATTAAGGAAGAGAAAAACGATGACCATCCATGGTATCAAGATATACTGCGACATGTAAAGAATCGTGAGTACCCCGACCATGCAACGGAAAATGATAAGAGGAGACTGAGGAGACTGGCCATTGATTATATCCTAGATGGAGAGATTTTGTATAAGAGAGGAAAGAATCAAGTATTGTTGAGGTGCATGGATGCTGtggaggctaagaaaatcttgaaaGAAGTCCATGAAGGTATCTGTAGAACGTACGCTAACGGTTTCACGATGGCCAAATAG